A single window of Melospiza georgiana isolate bMelGeo1 chromosome 6, bMelGeo1.pri, whole genome shotgun sequence DNA harbors:
- the RPS6KA5 gene encoding ribosomal protein S6 kinase alpha-5 isoform X2, with protein sequence MKDKGGTMLHGPNTCAFVISKVQHDLMLTSKNERAYSFCGTIEYMAPDIVRGGDTGHDKAVDWWSVGVLMYELLTGASPFTVDGEKNSQAEISRRILKSEPPYPQEMSALSKDIIQRLLMKDPKKRLGCGPTDADEIKQHPFFQNMNWEDLAAKKIPAPFKPVIRDELDVSNFAEEFTEMDPTYSPAATPQTSERIFQGYSFVAPSILFKRNAATVDPFQFYVGDERPGMTTIARSAMLKDSPFYHHYELDLKEKPLGEGSFSICRKCLHKKTSQEYAVKIISKRMEANTQREITALRLCEGHPNVVKLHEVFHDQLHTFLVMELLKGGELLERIQKKKHFSETEASHIMRRLVSAVSHMHDVGVVHRDLKPENLLFTDETDNSEIKIIDFGFARLKPPDNQPLKTPCFTLHYAAPELLNHNGYDESCDLWSLGVILYTMLSGQVPFQSQDRSLTCTSALEIMKKIKKGEFSFEGEAWKNVSEEAKELIRGLLTVDPNKRIKMSSLRYNEWLQDGSQLSSNPLMTPDNLGSSGAAVHTYVKATFHAFNKYKREGFCLQNVDKAPLAKRRKMKKTSTSTETRSSSSESSHSSSSHSHGKTTPTKTLQPTNPTDSNNPETIFQFSD encoded by the exons GCTGTTGATTGGTGGAGTGTTGGTGTTCTTATGTATGAATTATTAACTGGAGCATCACCATTTACAGTCGATGGAGAGAAGAATTCCCAAGCAGAGATTTCTAG gagAATATTAAAAAGTGAGCCACCTTATCCACAAGAAATGAGTGCTCTGTCTAAGGATATAATTCAGCGTCTTTTAATGAAAGACCCCAAGAAGAGGCTAGGTTGTGGTCCCACTGATGCTGATGAAATCAAACAGCATCCCTTTTTCCAG aatATGAATTGGGAGGACTTAGCTGCCAAAAAAATACCAGCTCCATTTAAACCAGTAATCAGAGATGAATTGGATGTCAGTAATTTTGCAGAAGAGTTTACAGAAATGGATCCAACATACTCTCCTGCAGCAACCCCTCAGACTTCTGAAAGAATATTTCAG GGATATTCTTTCGTTGCACCATCTATTTTGTTTAAACGCAATGCAGCTACAGTAGATCCCTTCCAGTTTTATGTGGGGGATGAGAGACCTGGAATGACAACTATTGCCAGAAGTGCTATGTTGAAG GACTCTCCATTTTATCATCATTATGAACTGGATCTGAAAGAGAAACCATTGGGAGAAGGAAGTTTTTCCATTTGTCGAAAATGCTTACACAAGAAAACTAGCCAAGAGTATGCAGTAAAAATAATTAGCAAAAG AATGGAAGCCAACACCCAGAGAGAAATAACAGCTCTGAGGCTCTGCGAGGGACATCCGAATGTAGTGAAGTTACATGAAGTTTTTCATGACCAG CTTCACACATTCCTGGTAATGGAATTGCTGAAGGGAGGAGAATTGCTTGAACGTATTCAGAAGAAGAAACATTTCAGTGAGACGGAAGCCAGTCACATTATGCGCAGACTTGTTTCAGCAGTGAGCCATATGCATGATGTGGGAGTAGTCCACAGAGATCTGAAACCTGAG aATTTACTATTTACAGATGAAACTGataattcagaaataaaaataattgattttgGCTTTGCTCGTTTAAAACCACCTGATAATCAGCCTCTTAAGACTCCGTGTTTTACCCTTCATTATGCGGCCCCAGAGCTCTTGAATCACAATGGTTATGATGAGTCTTGTGATCTGTGGAGTTTGGGGGTCATTTTG TACACGATGCTGTCAGGGCAGGTACCATTTCAGTCTCAAGACAGAAGTTTAACATGTACCAGTGCGTTGgaaattatgaagaaaataaaaaaaggagaattttccTTTGAAGGAGAGGCTtggaaaaatgtttctgaagaGGCTAAAGAGCTAATTCGAG GACTTCTCACAGTGGATCCAAACAAAAGGATTAAAATGTCCAGCCTGAGATACAACGAGTGGCTTCAGGATGGCAGCCAGCTCTCATCTAACCCTCTAATGACACCTGATAACTTAGGCtcttcaggagctgcagtgcaCACATATGTCAAAGCCACTTTCCAT GCCTTTAACAAGTACAAAAGGGAAGGATTTTGTCTCCAGAATGTGGACAAGGCACCTCTtgcaaaaagaaggaaaatgaaaaaaacaagtacAAGCACAGAGACACGTAGCAGCTCCAGTGAAAGTTCCCATTCTTCTTCCTCTCATTCTCATGGTAAAACTACCCCCACAAAGACATTGCAGCCCACAAACCCTACAGACAGCAATAACCCAGAAACCATCTTCCAGTTCTCCGACTGA